DNA sequence from the Novipirellula aureliae genome:
ATCCTGCCGCGATTGACAAAGAACCGACCCTCGGTGCCCTCGAAGAGAATACCATTGTCCCCCTCGCTTTGGATCACCAACTCAACACCGTCCGGCATGTCGGCATGAATCTCGTAGTCCGTCGCGATGTTGTATTGATCGTCAACCAGCGGATAACCATCCTTGTACTCAACGGGCAACTTGTACTTCACGGGGCGAATTTTGCTCGGACCGCTATCGCCGATACCAAGTGCCCAGCAGGCGATATCAACGTGGTGTGCGCCCCAGTCGGTCAGCTTTCCACCTGAGTACTCATGCCAATTTCGGAACGCATAATGGCAGTTGCTATAGAGCGGCACGCCGCCGCCATAGCCTTTCCGCATTTCAGGTAATGCGCGATAGGGCACCTTGGGTGCTGGGCCGAGCCAGAAATCCCAATCGAGTTCTTGGGGAGGCGTGATCGCTGGGATGACTGGAGACGCAGCAAAACTGTCGATGCCGCATGTCACTCGTTTGACGGTACCGATTCGTCCAGCTCGAACCATTGCGATGGCTTGTAAAAACCGCTGGCGGTTCTCGGTTCGCTGCATCGTACCAACTTGGAAGACTCTTCCTGTTTCCTTCACCACCTTTTCGATCAACTTGCCTTCATCGATCGTTAGGGTCAAAGGCTTCTCGCAGTAGACGTCTTTTCCCGCATACATTGCTTCCACCGCGACCTTGGTATGCCAATGATCGGGGGTCGCGATCATGACCGCATCGATCTCTTTGCGATCCAAAACCTTTCGGTAGTCTTTGTAGGCGTCAGGCTTCTTGCCCTGTCGTTTCTGAGCTACCTCAACATTTTCAGCGAGCACCTTCGAATCGACATCCGCAAAGGCTGCGAAGTCTGCAAATTTGAAAGTCTTGCCTGTGATCAGCCTGCCTTGATTGCGAAGCCCGATCGTTGCAAACACGGGGCGCTCGTTGGGCGATGTCTCAGCAAAAACGCTCTCGGAAGATGAATAAACACAGCTAGCCGCCGTGCTGGCTGCCATCGCCTGTAGAAACTGGCGGCGCGAAGTCTGACAATGGGTGGGCATCAACTTTATCCTTCTAAGATAGGGGGGGCGTGGGGTGGGGGTGAACCAAATCGAACTCAAAGCGAATTATAGCCTCAAACGACACTTGGTTTAAGCCAAATTCCATCCCTTGCGACAAAGTTGCTTGGGACGTTGGTATTATTTAGCAGACAGGCAGCGACAAGACGCGAAGGGTCACGTCTACGCCGGAAAGCGAAAGTCTTGACAACTTTCGCGAAGACCACCGCATCTTCTAAACCAAGTTTTTCCGAACGGCCCACACGGCGGCTTGCGTTCGATCGCTCACGCCTATCTTTCGCAAAATGTGCTGGACATGCTCCTTCACCGTTTCGTAACTGATCCCGAGCATCTTGGCGATCTCTTTGTTGGTCAAACCGAGTGCCATCTGACGCAAAACTTCACTTTCACGCTGGGTGAGCGGAACTTCGATGTCAGCGCTCAAGCGGGGAGTAGCCAAGGCACCCGTTACACGCCGAAGCTCTTCGCGAGTCCAAGCCGATTCGCCTGCCAATGCCAGACCGAGAGCCTCGATCAACCGCTCTCGCGTGGCCGATTTGAGAACGTAACCCGATGCACCCAACGCAACCGCCCGAGCGATGTATGTTGGGTTGTCGTAAGCGGAATATAGGACGATTGGCAAATCGGGATAATCGAGCTTGATACGACCAAGCGCGTTGAGGCCATCGCCACCTTCCATGCGAATGTCCAATAGTACGGCATCCGGAGAGAGTGATTTTACTTTGCTAAGCGCATCGGCCGCAGTGCTGGCTTCACCGACAATTTCCATGTCGGTATCCTCTAGAAGTACTCGGACACCATGACGAATGACTTCGTGATCGTCGACGACTAATAACTTTTTCATCTTTTCTTCCGTTTCTTATTAAATTGGACAGTTCAAATGCTTACCACGCACTACGAGCCCAAAGCCGGGTAGTGAACACTCTTCCATTATACCCAGCAGGGGTGGTTGTAAGCAATACAAAATTGGGCAGTGCGACGATCCGTCAAGTGTGGGAGGTTGGTAGCTAGCAAACATTCCAAATTGACCTCCAGAGCACTCTGCATGGGGATGACGCCCCCCTATATCTTGTTATGACCAAACCCCATCCCTGGCACACCTGAAAAATCGTAATTTAGCGAAAATTGGGGGTATCCCCTCCAAGAGCCCTCGTCCGAATGCCCCTCGAAATGGTGGTGTGCCATCGGCTGTCTGGCAGTCATGCACAACACCATGTGTGGGTCGCCTTGTGCACTCCAATCGTTTCGCAAAACAGCTGTATGGTCGACTGGGGGGAAATGTCATGGCGACGCCAGCCGGGGGGATTTTTAGTCAGGGCGACTAAAGGGCGGGAGATTCGATTTTCAGACTACCCATCGTTAGAAAATTTCTGCTAAAGAGGTGGCTGGAAAAGACCGCTGCTTATTATCGCTTGAAAATACGAATGCCCACCCGCCTGACTCGATACATCCTACTGGAGATCTTCAAGATCTTTATCGTCGCGCTCATCGCGATGACGATGTTGATTTTGATGATTGGGGTCGGTCGCGAATTGTTGCGACGTGGCTTGGGCATCATGGCGGTCGTCCAACTGTTGCCTTATGTGCTGCCAATCGCTCTTCAATTCTCGTTTCCAGCCACCGCATTGTTCTCCGTTTGCTGCGTCTATGGGCGGATGGCTGCGGACGGTGAGGTGTCGACGGTCAAAGCGTCGGGAATCTCCCCACTCAAAATGCTTCAACCCGCTTTGATCTTTGCGGTCCTGTTGAGCCCGATATCGGTTTGCGTTTCAGACCTGGCCGTTTCCTGGGGCAAACCGGGGATCAACCGCGTCGTCTTGATGTCGGTGGAGGATATCGCCTATCGAGTTTTGCGAGCACAGCACTCGTATACGTCGGATCATGGCTTTTCGATACACGTCCGCGATGTCCAAGGCAAAACGCTCATCCAACCCACGGTGTCGGTGCTCAATCATGGCAATGATGGCCCCATGAAATTGACAGCAAAAACGGGTCAATTGAGTCTCGACCCCGCCACATACCAACTGGTCTTGCAAGTCGTCGACAGTCAAATCGAGACGGGGCGTGGAATTCAAGGGATTGTGCCCGGCGAGATTGAGTACAAAATCCCGCTCGGCCAAGCGATGATTGACAAAGACCCTGCTGATCGAAGCCCCAGTTCGCTGCCGCTACGGATTATCATGACCGAGCGTCTGCAGCAAGACGCGCGAACCCATGCTGCCGCGGGCCAATTGGCCGCTCATGTAGGCTTTTCCATCCTCATGTCTCGCAGCGAAGCGATCGCGGGGCCCGCCGGGCAGGGAATTGAAGCGAAATTAGCTCACAGCAAAAAACGTCTCACTCGGCTTCACACCGAGCCCTGGCGCCGCTGGGCTGAAGGCTTTAGTTGCTTTTTCTTCGTTCTCGTCGGTGCTCCTCTAGCGATGATCGCCCGGACAAGTGATTACTGGACCACGTTCGGGCTCTGTTTTCTGCCCATTCTGCTGACCTACTATCCGCTATTCATCTTCGGTCTCGAGCAGGCCAAGGATGCCGCCATCCCTCCCTACGGCGTTTGGATCGGCAATATCGTTCTCGGAACAATCGGTGCAACCCTCATCGCCCGAGTTCGCCGGTACTAGGGGTGCGTCAAGGTCTCGTTATAGGGGACTGGACGAGGCAACGAGTCCTTTTGGACCGCTGTGGAGTCAGGGACTCGTAGACTCGTCCACCACGACCTGCTGGATTCCACGAGTAGCAGCGTCTCTCCGAGACGCTGGATTTCACGAGTCTCGGAGAGACTCGGCTACTACTGGACTTCACGAGTAGCAGCGTCTCTCCGAGACGCTGGATTTCACGAGTCTCGGAGAGACTCGGCTACGGCTGGATTTCACGAGTAGCAGCGTCTCTCCGAGACGCTGGATTTCACGAGTCTCGGAGAGACTCGGCTACTGCTGGATTTCACGAGTAGCGGCGTCTCTCCGAGACGCCGGGGTCCACGAGTCTCGGAGAGACTCGGCTACTACTGGATTCCACGAGTAGCAGCGTCTCTCCGAGACGCTGGGGTCCACGAGTCTCGGAGAGACTCGGCTACGGCTGGATTTCACGCGTAGCAGCGTCTCTCCGAGACGCTGGGGTCCACGAGTCTCGGAGAGACTCGGCTACGGCTGGATTTCACGAGTAGCAGCGTCTCTCCGAGACGCTGGGTTCCACGAGTCTCGGAGAGACTCGGCTACGGCTGGATTTCACGAGTAGCGGCGTCTCTCCGAGACGCCGGGGTCCACGAGTCTCGGAGAGACTCGGCTACGGCTGGATTTCACGAGTAGCAGCGTCTCTCCGAGACGCTGGGATCCACGAGTCTCGGAGAGACTCGGCTACAAAAGACAACGCTTGCACTGGAGGATGGACAGTTCGGGAGGGTTGGACAAAATAGAAGGACCAGCTCCGCCTAAAAAACTGTTTTTTTTTAGGTTTCCTCTACTCTTTTTCTGGAGGCCGCGTACTCTAAGAACTGCGGATCTCTTCGCTTTCCTGTTGAGTGGTGCGCGATAAAGTGAATCCATCCGTCCCTTTGGAAGTTTCCTTGGTACTGGGGTTTGTCCGAAAAGGGGTCTGACCCTCTCCAGACAAGCCGAGCACTATGGGGAAAAACGATTGTTTTCCAAGGGGTCAGAACCCTTTTCGGACAAAGCCTAGAAAAGTCGAGTAGCAAGATGAATCATCAACCAACAGAACGTGAATTGGAAGAATCTTCCTTTGTAATGTCGCGGCGTCAACGTATTGGTCAAGTGAAACGCCGTCGGTTCACAATACTACTCGGCTCCGCTGCAATCGCTAGTATTGCCTTGCTGCCAAGTATTCAGGTTGTCGCACAAGATGCATGCTGTTTTGAACCAACGTACCGTTTGCAATGCGAAACGGTTATGGAGCCGCAAACGGTCGAGCGTCTGCGTCTGACGTACGAAACGTCTTATGTTGAAGAGGAGGTGACCAGCTATCGCCCCGTTTTGAAAACGCGTACCGAGGAAAGAGAATACAAGGTTGCTCGTCCAGTTACCGAAACCTCTTACCGTGAAGAACGCTATACCGTTTGGAAGCCGATCGTCGAGACGTCGTACCGTGACGAGACCGTCACCAATACTCGTTACGTCACCGAAACGGCAGAGCGTGAAGAACGTATCACGACCTACAAACCGGTGGTGGAAACCGAATATCGGCAACAACAATATCAGGTGCAACGACCTGTCGTTGAAACCGAGTATCGCCAACAACAATATACCGTGCAACGTCCTGTCATCGAAACGCAGTACCAAACGCAACAGTACACCTCGATGCGTCCCGTCACGACCTACCAAAATCAAACCGTTGACGCGGGTGGCTACGTTGCGCAGCAAGTCGTTAAGCCGGGGCAGCTTCAGTATCAAGCTCAGTACGTACCGAACGCTTACGCAGTGCCTGGCCCCTTGGGCTTATTCGCCCGCGTTCGTGGTGCCTACGCCGTGACGCCTCAAGTCACTCCGCCAACGGTTCAAACCCAACTTGCCTATCGGCCCAATTACATCCAACAACAGATTGCTCAAACCAGCTACGTTCCTGAAGTCAATCAAGTCCAGGTACCGGTGCAAGTCCAAAAGATGCAAACGGAAGTGGTGACGCAAACGGTTCCCGTTCAAGTCAACCGTATGCAAACCGAAACGGTGATACAAAATGTTCCCATCCAAACGACTCGCATGGTTCCTACGACTGAAGTGCGAAAGGTGCCCTATGTGACGCAGCGTCCTGTAACGGAGACATCGACTCGCAAAGTGCCTGTCCAGCAACAACGTTGGGTGACCGAAGAGCAGGTCCGCAAAGTTCCCGTGCAAACCACGCGAATGGTTTATGAGACTCGCCGCGAACCAGTTCAAGTTCAGTACTATGAACAAGAAGCGGTTACGCGAAAGGTGCGTCGGCCTGTGACAACCAAGAAGTACGTGCCTTACACCGAAACGATCATGGTACCCAAGCAGGTGGTCCAACGAGTTCCTTTATCGTATTACGATCCGTTTAGCCCAGCGATCGTGAACGGTTATTCGTCGTTTTCGGTACCGTCAAGCTCATCCGACATCGTCTCGAGTTCAAGAGTGATTATCGAAGCCCCTTCGGTGTCGCAGCCCGAAGATTCGAGCGACGAAGACCATTCCGTATCGTCGCCGCCCAAACCCGCCTTCGATGACGAGCCTAGCACTCGGCTAAAGGGTGCTGAAATCAGCCCGCCAACTAGCGAATATGGCGATAGCAATTATGGACGTAGCGGCGAGGATGATAACGAGGATGATGACGAGTCATCGTTAAAACTGGATTCGCCTGGCAATTCATCCGACGTCGACGAGGTTCCCATTCCTTCGTTGGAAGACGCGGATGCCACCCAAGCCGGATGGCGAATCCGTTGGAACCCCGTTTTCGCCCGTGAGGTGTAACCTCATGCGACCAACGGTGCATCCCGCTATTGAAATGACGGCGTCACCACACCTATGATCCTGCTGCTGCACGCGTCTGTTTTGAAGGGGTCAAAGAGGCACCAATCTCACGAGTTTGGCAAACCGAAATCGCCGGTCAAGTCTCGATAGACGCAGTGGATATGGTTGGCCGGATTGCCTGCAGAATCAGGCTGGGTGTTGACGAATTCAATTAGAAACTCGTCTCCTTGGATTCGGTAGTAGTGGCCGATTCCTGGCTTTGTCGCTCCCGCCCATGCGAAATAGATGTTGTCCCAACCGCTCGTGTTGATTGCATCTCGCCGAGCCTTTGCAATCTGTTCGGGCACCGCATCGGTATAGACGCTTACAATCTGTTTGAGTCGTTTCGCTTGATCTTTCGTCAACCTACCAAAACGAAGACCCTCGGGTGGACCCACTTTGGCTTGTGCAAGTCCGCCAAAACGAATGTCTCGCGGTGCGTCATCGGCAATGATCGCCGCTGATTTCTGAGTTTCATCAAAGCTGTTGATGAGCTCAAAAGCCAAATCCTCTTCGCGTCGAAGGACTCGCGTTCCCTTTCCGAGTGGCCCTTCGACGTCGCTCATAATCGTCGCTGGGTTGGACGCAAAAAATTGAGGGCTACTGTCAACCAACTTCCCGTCTCGACAGCTGAAGTTGAGTGACAAGTGGTGTCCTTCAAAGCTAAGTCCCCAAGGCTCTACCGAATCCGGCGTTCCAAAAAGGGTCACATAGTACTTTTGCCGATTCCTTCTCGATTCACTATTTGGGCCTTCGAGTTGACGAAGCACGTCTTCGAGCAGCATGATTTGGCTAGCCTTACGGTAGCCTGCTTCGCTAAGTGCGGACCTCAATAACCGAAGCGCCGCTGTCCGCTGAGCCGTGTTCATCTCCATCAGCGGCAAGCCTTTGCGTGTCTTCATCGGGATGAAGTGCCAATCGGTCCGCTCGGACGATTCATAGGCAACGGTGGTTTGAGCGATTTGTTCTTCGCTAAGCGTTTCCAGGAACGCGTTTGCAAACGTCTGCATTTGTTGACCAGGCGGGTCAGCAAGCTTCATACCTAGAAGGAAACAGGTGACAAGCAGAGTCGTGGCCAATACCCAAAAAGGTGTTCGCAGGCAAAATCGTTTCATGGGAAAGAGTTTCCATGGCGAGAAAGAGGTAAGCGTGAGCGGCCCATTATAGGCAGGATTGGCGTGCGCTGGGTCTGAGGGGCTCAAAACTTGCTGTTTCGGGCGTCAGGAAACAGAACTTCCGCAGTTTTTGATCGAGATGTTCTTCTCCACTGCGGTTTGCAACCGCCTACAACCACAACGCGACGTCTAGGCCGCGTCTTCGTCGTAGTAGCCTGGGTCGTCTTTGCCGTCACCGTCGAAGTCGCCGACGATCGGTTGACTATCCGAGCCCGTCCTCGGAACAATGATACGGCGATCGTTCGCGGTCAGTTTGCGGTCTCCATCGCTGTCGATAATCCAAACGTCACCTCGGACCACTGCAATCTCGTCGATACCGTCCCCGTTAAAGTCACCGACGATCGCTTCGTCCGTCGAGCGGCCAAAGCTGGTCTGCTCGTCTTTCGGCGTGATCCGTCCGTCACCATCACTGTCGAGAATCCACAGGCTGCCGCGAACGATTCCGATCTGATCGATCCCATCCCCGTTCCAATCGCCGACGATTGGCGTATCGACTTGCTCGCCATATTGGAACACATGGTCGACGGCATCGGCTCGCAGTGCCCCTTGGCTGCCTCGTCGCAGCAGTCGTTGGCGATCCTCACCACGGTCTTCGTGATGTCGAGCCAGTTCCTCGGCCGACAATTGCCGCCTGCGAGTGTTTTCTGGATCGGGCAGGCCTGGGTCTCGCTTGATCCGCTGGGCGTCCCGTTGCCAGCGACGGCCAAAAATCCCGATGTCATCTTTGCCATCGCCGTCCCAATCGCCGACGACGGGTCGATCCAATTCGGTACCAAGCTTGATCCACAAATCGCCTTGGTCCCAGCGTCCGTTGCCATTGATGTCGATGAACCAATTGCCGTTGACGAAGATCGCCGCTTCGTCTGATCCATTTCCGTCAAAGTCGCCGGTCAAGGCGATGGCATCTTCTTCACCGAGCGTCATCACATCGGCGATTTCCATCAATTTGCCATCTGAATTGACAATGATCCATCGGCCAATTCGATGTTCACCTTCACTCCAGTTTTCCTTCATCGTCGTCGCGTTAACGCCGCGAACAACCGAATGGACCTGCTCAGCACCTAGTTGATTTCCGCGTGGGAAGCCGCCATTGATCACGCTGAGGTGCCACGACACCGCCCATTCATCATCGGCTAATAGCGGAGCACGAAGTGGATCGATTTCCGCGTAGGAAACCAATAGCTCAGGTCGGGCGAAGGTTTCAATCGGTGCGAAAACACGAACCTCTTCTTGGACCGGTTCGGGTAAACGAGGGATCTGGACTTCGCGAACCAAGATCTCACTAAAATTATTGTCTTGACTGATTCCGCCTGCTACTAGCGTGATGTTCAAAATCGCGTCATCTCTCGGGTGCGTCGCCTCGCTCAATGCCAAGGTCTGAATCATGATGCGTCCATCTTCCGAGAGCGCGTCTGCTTTGTTGACAGCCAAACCGCCCGTTGACCCCGGCGTATCAAGCCCGTCAATGTAGTCCTCCGGTTGAATTTGGTAGACATGATATGTTCCCGGACGAAGGCCGGTGAACTCGTAGTAACCATTGGCATCGGTCGTGATTCGAATCACAGCATCCGCATAGATTCCTGGCAGTGCCCGCTCTGATTCAAACGGTTGCCCAAGAACGTTTCTCAGCTCCAGCGTAACGTTTCCGATCCGCACATCATTAGGCTTGAGAATACCATCTTTGTAATCACGTAAATCCTCTGCCGCAGGTGGCTTGGATGCCGAAATCGCGTCGCCGTCCTGGAACACGTATCCCGAGATCGTCGCGGGTGGGATCTCGGGGAAGTCGTAGTCGATGGCCGTTGTCCCACCCACGAGCCGGATTCCGACCAACAAGTCATCCCCGCCGACACTGCCGCCCGCAGATCCTGGCAATTGGCTGCCGTGAAACAACCCCGAAGGCTGCGCTTCGCGAACCGAATAGATGCCCGGCGCCAAGTTCTTGAATTCGTAATTACCGAGCGAATCGGTCTTCGTGGTGGCTAAGACGTTCCCGTTTTCATCCATCAATTCGATGGTGACCCCAGAAATCACCACATCACCCGAGTTGTATTGGAAATCCAAATCCGTCTCGCTCCACACCGAACCGGAGATGCTTGACGGTTCCAACTCGCAGAAATTGTAGTCGACCACGTCGTTGCCAGCGGATAGGCTGAGAGCCAGATGATCGTCTTCGATCACTTCGCCCCCACCGCTGCCGATATGTTGAGCTCCTTGGAAGTATCCGACCGGTTGCAATTCGATGATATGATATCGTCCCGGCGGCAGGTTTGCGAATCGATAGCGGCCATTTGAATCGGTCTGGGTTTGACTAATCAAGCGACCACTGTCATCACGCAGCTCAATCGTCACCCCTGCGATCGGCGGTTCATCGGGATCGATCATGCAATCCGCATCCTTATCGACATGCACCGATCCAGAAATCGAACCGGGTGGCAATTCACCGAAGTTGTACTCGGTCTCGTGACGACCCGGTTTGAGTGTCATCGCCAACAAGTCATTCTCGACGATTCGTCCGCCACCGGTGCCGACCGATTGGCCACCTT
Encoded proteins:
- a CDS encoding Gfo/Idh/MocA family protein, whose product is MPTHCQTSRRQFLQAMAASTAASCVYSSSESVFAETSPNERPVFATIGLRNQGRLITGKTFKFADFAAFADVDSKVLAENVEVAQKRQGKKPDAYKDYRKVLDRKEIDAVMIATPDHWHTKVAVEAMYAGKDVYCEKPLTLTIDEGKLIEKVVKETGRVFQVGTMQRTENRQRFLQAIAMVRAGRIGTVKRVTCGIDSFAASPVIPAITPPQELDWDFWLGPAPKVPYRALPEMRKGYGGGVPLYSNCHYAFRNWHEYSGGKLTDWGAHHVDIACWALGIGDSGPSKIRPVKYKLPVEYKDGYPLVDDQYNIATDYEIHADMPDGVELVIQSEGDNGILFEGTEGRFFVNRGRIVGKPIEDLADNPLPDGAIEEVYGGKVSENHSANFIEAMKTREQPISDVWSHNRMLEICHLSNISMRLGRELNWDPAKREIVGDAEANAFLSRENRKGFEINM
- a CDS encoding response regulator, giving the protein MKKLLVVDDHEVIRHGVRVLLEDTDMEIVGEASTAADALSKVKSLSPDAVLLDIRMEGGDGLNALGRIKLDYPDLPIVLYSAYDNPTYIARAVALGASGYVLKSATRERLIEALGLALAGESAWTREELRRVTGALATPRLSADIEVPLTQRESEVLRQMALGLTNKEIAKMLGISYETVKEHVQHILRKIGVSDRTQAAVWAVRKNLV
- a CDS encoding LptF/LptG family permease gives rise to the protein MPTRLTRYILLEIFKIFIVALIAMTMLILMIGVGRELLRRGLGIMAVVQLLPYVLPIALQFSFPATALFSVCCVYGRMAADGEVSTVKASGISPLKMLQPALIFAVLLSPISVCVSDLAVSWGKPGINRVVLMSVEDIAYRVLRAQHSYTSDHGFSIHVRDVQGKTLIQPTVSVLNHGNDGPMKLTAKTGQLSLDPATYQLVLQVVDSQIETGRGIQGIVPGEIEYKIPLGQAMIDKDPADRSPSSLPLRIIMTERLQQDARTHAAAGQLAAHVGFSILMSRSEAIAGPAGQGIEAKLAHSKKRLTRLHTEPWRRWAEGFSCFFFVLVGAPLAMIARTSDYWTTFGLCFLPILLTYYPLFIFGLEQAKDAAIPPYGVWIGNIVLGTIGATLIARVRRY
- a CDS encoding DUF3500 domain-containing protein is translated as MKRFCLRTPFWVLATTLLVTCFLLGMKLADPPGQQMQTFANAFLETLSEEQIAQTTVAYESSERTDWHFIPMKTRKGLPLMEMNTAQRTAALRLLRSALSEAGYRKASQIMLLEDVLRQLEGPNSESRRNRQKYYVTLFGTPDSVEPWGLSFEGHHLSLNFSCRDGKLVDSSPQFFASNPATIMSDVEGPLGKGTRVLRREEDLAFELINSFDETQKSAAIIADDAPRDIRFGGLAQAKVGPPEGLRFGRLTKDQAKRLKQIVSVYTDAVPEQIAKARRDAINTSGWDNIYFAWAGATKPGIGHYYRIQGDEFLIEFVNTQPDSAGNPANHIHCVYRDLTGDFGLPNS